A stretch of the Metopolophium dirhodum isolate CAU chromosome 8, ASM1992520v1, whole genome shotgun sequence genome encodes the following:
- the LOC132951293 gene encoding odorant receptor 46a-like — protein MDIRNEMNHVFNIKLTKFIGLYQMLDPGSLKYRGRNVYHISAACILLFMCLNSVLLNVSGLYYWTDNMSISVDCFWKAEILVYLVYKMWIVVHHSNDIWDCLSITRYDFTSFSLRNRHILDRWRGRSVWLTTMCAILYSGFSAIYLGSTLAFRNNILPIKNHDGSVGFYRQNVMNLYLFVSDETYNANYNTFYIVEALYLAMMIISFIIFDIVLITLCIALCCQMQMICSAFKSVGHKSLCDSHSSIDYTDEKNKKRNKLDLVYVELKTIIMDHQAVMEKYEHFLALFRRVMLLQIFISSFSVIALWFLFIMSFSSDDKFKDMDVELKKMICPIIAILFEIYIVCYLFGHLHNQKDSIIFALYSSNWTEMDLKCKKLILLTMKMNNANQKKLKFTRTKIVNLEMFYKIMGNCYTVVSILVNYV, from the exons ATGGACATTCGGAACGAGATGAATCACGTTTTCAATATTAAGTTGACCAAATTTATAGGTCTATACCAAATGTTGGATCCCGGATCCTTAAAATATCGGGGTCGTAACGTCTATCACATTAGCGCTGCATGCATTTTGCTGTTCATGTGTCTCAATTCGGTGCTGTTGAACGTCAGTGGTCTGTACTATTGGACGGACAATATGTCTATCAGCGTAGACTGTTTTTGGAAAGCGGAAATATTGGTGTACTTGGTCTACAAGATGTGGATTGTCGTCCACCACTCGAACGACATATGGGACTGTTTGTCGATCACGCGGTATGATTTTACATCTTTCAGCCTCCGGAACAGACATATACTGGATCGTTGGCGAGGACGTTCGGTGTGGTTAACCACCATGTGTGCCATCCTATATTCAGGTTTTTCGGCCATTTACTTGGGCAGTACCCTGGCATTCCGCAACAATATATTACCGATCAAAAATCACGACGGATCGGTTGGCTTTTACCGCCAGAATGtcatgaatttatatttattcgtaTCTGACGAAACGTACAACGCAAACTATAATACGTTTTACATTGTCGAGGCGTTGTACCTCGCCATGATGATAATATCATTCATCATATTCGATATTGTTCTAATTACACTGTGCATTGCTTTATGCTGTCAGATGCAAATGATTTGCTCTGCGTTCAAATCGGTCGGACATAAATCACTTTGTGACTCTCATTCCTCGATTG attacacagatgaaaaaaataagaaacgaAATAAACTCGATTTAGTATATGTTGAACTAAAAACAATCATAATGGATCATCAAGCAGTAATGGA gaaatatgaacattttttagctcTGTTTCGACGAGTAATGTTGTTACAAATTTTCATATCGTCATTTTCGGTCATCGCGCTTTGGTTTCTTTtcataatg agTTTCTCCAGCGATGATAAATTTAAGGATATGgatgttgaattaaaaaaaatgatttgcccaattattgcaatattgtttgaaatatacATAGTGTGTTATTTATTTGGCCACTTACACAATCAA aaagaTTCAATAATATTCGCATTGTACAGCAGTAATTGGACCGAAATGGATTTGAAGtgtaaaaaattgatattattaacaatgaaaatgaataatgcgaaccaaaaaaagttaaaatttactagaacaaaaattgttaaccttgaaatgttttataaa atAATGGGTAATTGCTACACAGTTGTTTCAATTTTGGTAAATTATGTATAA